In Aedes albopictus strain Foshan chromosome 3, AalbF5, whole genome shotgun sequence, the genomic window atctttctcgattcgcttcaacaaagaggagtgaatatgaatggagtgaggcgaatatacctaTCCTTGCTGCATACACACTTAGTTTCGATTGCCGAATCTCAGCaaaacttttgccgagatttgcacagccgagtgatCAGCAAACATCTCGGCAAAAGTTAAAATACTGAGCGCTTCGGCAATCCTGCGTTTGACCAAATGTCAAAAATTGCTGTGAATCTCGGCAAAAAATGTTACAGTATACTCggcaaaaatatgtaaacaaaccatcTATTACTGATTGATCAGTAAATTCAAATGAATTATGATTTGCCGAAAAAACAGCAACTTAATCATGTTCGCGGTTTCATTCGATAAATAGTAAATTAACAATTATTCaataaaaacattttatttaGTCATGTATGTACATTATTCATCACATGATTTATTATTAAATGAACAACAAGCACTTGCTTTCAATACTGCCGCTGAAGAAAGCCGACGTCACCAGTTTTACCGTAGAGTATTCTTTATAGACGAATTGAACAAAATATCTGCAAAAGTAAAGCAAAAAACTTATTAACAATAAAACAGCTCGCATTGATCATCTCCTGAGTTCAGGGCTTCCAGGTCATGTTCCAGCGTTGAAACATTACTTACTGTAgttgaaatattgttttctttagaattttccgtAATTCTTCTGGGGCAATCACTTTTTACACTCAGCATTATACTCTTGGAACAAAAATGGCTTCAAGATGCAGGGCGCGAACGCGACTCCAAGTGACAGCTGCACTGCTGAACCTCGGCAAAGTAGCATGCATATGCCGAAATCTCGTCAAACGCATTTGCTGATTTCGGTAAAATAACTTAATGCCGAATATCTCAGTAACTTTGTTTGATGAAGTTCAGTATTCTGAGGTGTCATTACggatttccagtacatttctttgCTGATTCTCGGTAATAACAATTTTGATTGCTGAAATATCAGCAATTTTGCGTATTGCCGTTCGCACTCGGCAATTTTGTTTGCCGAGCTCGAgaatctgttttaagtgtgtaaactttcgggatatcttactgagatttctccacaaattccccctgcgattccatcagggattcctccagtatacttctaccgattctttcaaagagtactgtatgtattcctctaggcatatattagaggaacttctcttaggatacccccggcattcctgattctaggattcctccagaaattacttctatgaaacctccctgaattctaggaattccttcagatatttctgctgggattcctcaagaaattcctgcggttcttccagctattcttcctccagaaattctaactgtggtacttcagaaattatgctacggtttATTTTAGAGCTTACTTCTGTATATTtgcagggatctttccaggcaatcttcctgagattcttgcagaaatctcttttgttgttctaccagggacttctccatagattttatccaaagattcttccacaaattcctcatggaattcctgcggaatccATTTGGCCCTCCACCAAGaaaacctcaaacaactcctcttgCGGTtcatctagcaattccttcagaaatttttactatgatacgtctagaaattcttctagtgattcctacacgaatttatcctagcatcaGGACTGCAATTCGTCCGGGAAAtcgttctgagatttcttcagaaaatcctcctgcgattccttcagggccttccccattgattcttccagaatacctctaccggtcctTGCAGGGAATTCTCTAGGTATTCAATGAATTTTTCCTTTGGATTTCCCCAGGCATTACTGATGGGGttctctataaattcttgtatagtttcctccagcaattcctcctaagatttctacaatgatacaccggATTCTGCGGTATTCTTAgaatatctcctgagatttttcctatgatttcttcagaagctctccggcgattcctgtaggcatttttatccgatatagtttatccaaggactctctcagaaaatttctcatgggattcctcgaggaactcctcttggccttcctccagaaatttcagctggatttctcaaagtattcttgctgtggttcttccagcaattcctcctcgcactcctccagaaattcttactgttatacctcccggaattcttctaagaatttctccagggattctccaataaacttgctaggattattcaaggcaatctttctaggagccttgcagaagtaccttcaatgttttcttctggaaatacgatttttttccagggatttctccaaatattttttatttgattttccaaggatcccgcttgactttcatccaagaactcctcctgggattacataagcgattcttgctgcttctaatgtttcaggtaTGCCTCTTAggtcttctccagaaattcttactatgataccttcaggaatccctctagggatttctaggCAGTTTTTctaggatactttcagaaattcctttgattcttccaggcattttttcaaagacccatccaggaatatctctagagatttttttcatggattactctaggaatcctgaaattcctcttggccgtcttcagggaatttcagctgaagtaatcctgatacaaatctctagaggcatccctaaacgaatttcgggattagttgaaatttccagagaaatcttagaaggtattactagggaaatcctataggattgtacggaaaaaaacttgtaattaattagaaggcacggaattttgctgattgacaaattgagagatgaattttcgaaaaaaaaaacgatttctggtgggattcgaaccgacgactccgtatttgctagaccgtaGTGTGGCTAATTTTTTGAGGATTGATTCGGCATAGCTTTTTTTTCTTAGATAGTTTCAATGGCATTTAATCAGCAAATTCCTTGGATATTTTCTTATAATTGCTATggctattcttctgaaattattccagcaatttctttttcagttattttgcaaatttctcaggcaattttactttaccatgattttttttttaaattcttcatgatttaattgtatttatatttattgcttccgggaactgctgaattggaaattcacaAATTCTCAACAGGGCTTGCTCagagaaaatcctatgaaactcacAAAAAACTTCTTgacaaattccaaagaaaatgttagaaaaaacatcaaaattaccttaaaacATTCAAAGTATtgtccaaaagaattcatataaaaattaccggaggaattcctaaagaaaatattaagcctttttaaagaaattgaccaaatccaatctcaaaataaattgccgacatatattctactaaaatttccacaaacatttacaaacaaactttcgaaggaattctcaaagaattttccgaagacatcgaaggaatttctgaagaatatttaGAATGAACTCCAAAAGTAAATTTCGTAGAATCACcgtgaaagaattaaaaaaaacaattttttttttcaaatgaatccccgaaggaaatttgaTTTccgaaatcaatttccaaaggaattgccgaacaagttcacaaagtaataatcgagcttccaaaatttccaaaggaattgctgatgaatttcccaaacaaattttcaatgcaagtattATCGAAAtcgccgaaggtattccgaaaccatctactgtaggaattccttacgttattactgaagaaatctagaggaaagtgtttgaagaattttcaataaaattatagaagcgatttatggaaaaatttccgatgtggaatacagaatagcatagataatgaaagtctaaaaaaacgacgaaaatcccaaaaaaaaagtagaatgacttgccgaagaatttccagaaaaattgtgagGATGTTCCCAAAGTCATTATCGAatggattaccaaaggcttcactaaaagaattctcaaagaaattgcctgaAAAGTAActtagagaattttaaaaagcaaatatcaatagaattgtggacattaacaaaacaatgcttgaaaggcTACTAAAAAATcggcgaaggaactcccgagaaaacatttcaaaggatttgccaatgaaataaaaagccaaataaactcctaatggaattgccgatgaaatttaCAAAGGATCAACATACAAAATTTCCAACATActatcaaataaattcttaaataaagatccaaagatattactgaagaaatttgtcaaatccaaaggaattactgggagatttccaaaaaaaaaaagtattaattgaaataaattgcaaaacaattcccaaatacattaccgggaatattccctgaggaattaccgaaagaatgttttgccgaaaacataaatttcttgtatacacgtacaaaccagactcgattATCTGAAATGTAATTTCCCTGTAAAAgtattctcatgtacacgtggtagtgttcaattaataaaacaAGAACACTATCGCCATTAATGGTGTGGTCAAactaaaaatgcaaatatgtattctgattttgcaattttaagatTTATAACTTtaacaattgttcttgaaaactatttttataagggttgttttcATGCAATAAAAAAACGAGGATGTcatgatgaatacaagttacacgcaaatttgtataTATTTTATAGCTTTCGAGATAACACATCTAATAATTGCCCTTGAAAATGTATTGTGTTTAATCCACACAACAGAGGGGTTGTCGctatgattgttaagttcaaagtgaaaatacaaattctatgtattatacgcaatcaatttATCAAGTTTTCATACCTCCATGGCAAGTaaagtgttaaatcagtacaacggatcgaatttcccaaaaaagctattctctaaaatatagtgcgtttaaatttgtgggctcatttttcccgcgactgagaaattttctttttctttattaaagtggCTTTTCGCCCGAGGCGAGTTCGGCACTACTGGcctgagaaattgagggtggattggTATTTCCTTTaccaaaaaaaacaacaataacctggaagccactgaaactggcaccccctaggcaccccctaggaaaaaatcctagatacgccaatgctccCAACACTATCCCTCCATTGACCGTTCCGTTGCCTACGTTCGATGGAACGTACGAAGCATGGTACTCCTTCAAGTCCATGTTTCAGAACGTGATGGCACGGGACGCGACGGAATCACCCGCAATCAAGCTATACCATCTCCGGAACGCCCTCGTCGATAAAGCAGCGGGAGTGATCGACCAGGATATTATTAACAACGGCGACTACGAGGCTGCTTGGGCGATTCTAACCGACCGATTCGAAGACAAGCGCTTGATAATCGACAAGCATATCGAGGCGATCTTCTCACTGCCGAAAATCTCCAAGGATAGCTCCACTGAACTACGGAAACTGGTTGACACCTGCGTCAAGAATGTTCAGGCACTCGAAAACCTGGAACTCGAAGTGGATGGCTTGGGGGAGCAAATGCTGATTAACCAGTTGGCATCGAAGATGTATCGGGACACACGCAAAGTGTGGGAAACGAAACAGGACCCGGGGGAGCTGTCATCGTATGCGGATACCATCGAGTTCCTGAAGCAGCGGTGCCGAATAATGGAAAAAGTGGAAACAAACAGTGCTAAAGTGGAGAATCCGAAACCGGTACGCCCGGTAACAAAATCGAAGACTCTAGTGTCAGCGAATGAACTACAGTGTACAGTGTACAACAACTCCTACGAACTCTATAAGTGCGAAGAATTCAAGAAGAAGAGTGTCAGCGACAtatacccatatagccgaggcggtaaacgcacgggtattcagcatgaccatgctgagggtgacgggttcgattcccggtcggtccaggatcttttcgtaaaggaaatttccttgacttccttgggcatagagtatcttcgtgcctgccacacgatatacgcatgcaaaatggtcattggcagaggaagctctcagttaaaaactgtggaagtgctcatagaacactaagctgagaagcaggctttgtcccagtgcggacgttacgccaagaagaggagtgaAGAGGAGAGGAGTGTCAGCGACAAGTACAGCTTGCTTCGGAAGTCTGGTGCTTGTTTCAACTGCCTTAGAAAGGGGCATCGTACCACCGAATGCTCCTCCTCTAGTACGTGCCGGAAGTGCAGCAGGAAGCACCACACGCTCCTGCATCCGGAGGAGAACAAGAAGGAAGATATTGTGCATCCGTCAGCAACGAAGCAGGCAGCAAGTGAAGGCTGTTCCCGAGCTGAGTCCTCAGCTGCCAGTGCCGCTCCGGTTGAGGCAGCAACAAAGAATCAGAACGTCGTTCTGTGTGTGTCATAGGATCGTCCGACAAGGTAGACGCTTTTGACAACCGCTGTAGTGATGGTCAACGGCTATGGCAACGTCTTGCACCCGTGCCGAACCCTCATCGATTCATGCTCCCAGCATCACTTTGTGACGGAACGATTCGCCACGCAGCTGGCGCTCAATAAGCACCGTGCCGACTATCAAGTTAGCGGTTTGAATGGAGGTACAACACGAATCCACAACGTCGTCCGCACGATGGTCAAGTCTCGCGTCACCAGCTACTCGACCGAGCTCGAACTGCTGGTAGCGCCGAAGATCACAAGTGATATGCCGGAGAAATCGATGGATGTGACGAACTGGAACCTCCCAGTCCATGTGGAGCTCGCCGACCCCAACTTCAACAAGCGAGGTCGGATTGATATGTTGCTGGGAGCAGAAATATTCTGGGACCTCATCAACTCGGAAAAAATCACCCTTGCGGAAAACCTTCCTTCGCTCAGAAACACCGAACTAGGATGGGTGATTGGAGGCGTGATTTCGGATCAAATACCCGTCATCGCACGCACATTCTGCAACGTTGTCCAGCGAGACGACCTCGGCGATTTGCTGAAACGATTCTGGGAGATCGAAGGTGCTGAAGATCTACGCCGAAACTCTACTGCGAGTACCGATGAGTGCATCCAGCACTTCCGGAGCACCTTTCTACGAATACCCGATGGAAGGTTCCAAGTCCGACTTCCATTCAACGAAAGAAAGTCAGAACTAGGCGAATCGCTGCAAATGGCTACCCGGCGGTTCCTGATGCTCGAACGTCGCCTGGATCAGAGACCCGAGCTGAAGGCAGAATATTCCGAGTTCATCCACGAGTACGAGCGGCTCGGACACATGTGCGAAATACAGGCCAACCCGAACGAGAAGGTCGGATCATCGTACTTTTTGCCGCACCACTGCGTATTGCGGCCGAGCAGTGCAACGACGAAACTGCGGGTCGTTTTTGACGGTTCCGCAAAAACGTCCACTGGAACCTCCATCAACGACACGCTGAAGATTGGCCCAATCATGCAACACGATGTCACGTGTCGATCCTGCTGAACTTCCGGTGCTATCGGTTCGTCTTCACAGCCGATATACCGAAGATGTTTCGCCAAGTGATGATGCATGCTGAAGATGCACCTTTCCAGCGTATACTATGGCGGGATGATCGATCGAAACCCCTGAAGACTTTTGAATTACGCACGGTGACCTACGGCTTGGCTTCGTCGCCGTTTCACGCCACGATGGCACTCTCCCAGTTGGCCGATGACTCAATGGAGGATTACCCGATAACTGCACCCGTACTCAAAAAGTCTTTCTACATCGATGACGCCCTCTGCGGGGCGCGCACAATCGAGGAGGCGCAGTTGTTGTGTCGGCAGCTGCTGCAATTACTGCATAGCGGTGGATTCGACGCACATAAGTGGTGCTCAAACGAACCAGccattctagaggaaatcccgaagcacCTCTGGGGTACTACTTTCGACGTTGGAGATGCTGCTGATAAGACGGTTGTAAAAACTCTCGGAGTGGTGTGGAATGCTTCGCAAGACTGGTTTTCGTTCCGCGTCCAACCACCTGAAGAAGCTTGCCGGTCGGTGACTCGCAAGGGAGTGCTGAGTGAAATTGCAAAGTTTTTCGATCCACTGGGACTTGCTGGACCAGTGGTCACTACAGCGAAACTGATCTTCAGAGAAGTAGGCCTTCTCAACCTTGGGTGGGACGATCCCATTCCTGACGCCATTGCCGAGAAGTGGCGTGCCTTCCGGACTCAACTGCCAGCATTGAACGACTTGGAAATTTCCAAGGTGCATACTCAGCGATGGAATGAATCTCGTGGAACTCCACGGGTTTGCTGACGCATCAGATCAAGCCTATGGGTCGTGTCTGTATACGCGTCTCGTACTCCCCGATGGTGCTGTCAAGATGAATCTTATCTGCAGTAAGTCGAGGATTCTGCCGAAAAAGACAGGTAAGATGAAACCAATCACAACGCCAAGAGCCGAGCTTCTTGCCGCCTTGCTTCAATCTCGAGAAGTAACGAAGGTACTCAACTCGGTCGACACAAGATTCGATCGTGTGACGCTGTGGAGTGATTCACAAATTGTACTTTGCTGGATCCGAAAATCGCCTGCCGATCTACAGCTATTCGTAGCGAACAGAGTCATCGAAATTCAGAAGCTCACCAACGAATTCCAGTGGCGGTACATTCCAACGTATGATAACCCTGCcgatttaagtgtagaattagcataagttaaaatacacgtaaatacaaacaaaaaaaaaaaaaaccctgccgATTTGATATCGAGGGGCGAGATGCCTCAGCACCTGATCCACCGGTCTATTTGGTGGAATGGACCCGATGTGCTGAACCAACAAGTAGTGCAACTGGAACAGCCGTCTCCTCTGAACGATAGTGACCTCCCTGAAATACGAACGTGCCTTGTTCTCGCCAAACCGCCAGCAAGATTAGCAGTATTTGATCGAATCGGTACGTTCACTCGGCTACAGCGTTGTATGAGCCTGGTGGTTCGATTCGCCCACTATGTGCTTTCGGGACGAGAGATGTTGACAAAGGGTCCGGCAACAGC contains:
- the LOC134290625 gene encoding uncharacterized protein LOC134290625, translating into MVNGYGNVLHPCRTLIDSCSQHHFVTERFATQLALNKHRADYQVSGLNGGTTRIHNVVRTMVKSRVTSYSTELELLVAPKITSDMPEKSMDVTNWNLPVHVELADPNFNKRGRIDMLLGAEIFWDLINSEKITLAENLPSLRNTELGWVIGGVISDQIPVIARTFCNVVQRDDLGDLLKRFWEIEGAEDLRRNSTASTDECIQHFRSTFLRIPDGRFQVRLPFNERKSELGESLQMATRRFLMLERRLDQRPELKAEYSEFIHEYERLGHMCEIQANPNEKVGSSYFLPHHCVLRPSSATTKLRVVFDGSAKTSTGTSINDTLKIGPIMQHDVTCRSC